The Myxococcales bacterium genome includes the window GACGTTCAATTTTTGGCGGGCAAGGAAGGCACGCAGGACGAGTTCTTCCACACGTTCAACGCGCTCTATGAAACGCACAAGCAGATCGTGCTCACCTCGGATCGCAAGCCGCATGAGATCTCGGATATCGCTGATCGCCTGCGCACGCGCTTCGCGTGGGGCTTGCTCGCCGACATCGAGCCACCTGAGCTAGAGGTCCGCTTAGCCATTTTGCGCAAGAAGGCCGCGTCGGAGGGCATTGCCTTGCCAGACGATGTAGCCATGTTGGTGGCGACGGCGGTCAAATCCAACGTGCGCGAGCTCGAGGGCGCGCTAATTCGGTTGGCCGCATACTCCTCGCTGTCCAAGCGCGTCATCGACGTCGAATTTGCCAGAGAAACGCTTGGGCCCGCGTTCATGCGGCCGCGTGAGCACCTGGCGGTGGAAACCATCATCAAGGCTGTGGCCACGTACTATGGCGTCCGCGCCGCAGATCTCAAGGGCGAACGGCGACACAAGTCGATTGCCGCGCCACGTGCCGTGGCCATGTATTTGGCGCGCCAGCACACGCAAGAAAGCTATCCCGACTTGGGGCGCGCGTTTGGTGGCAAGCACCACACCACGATTATTTCGGCGGTGGAAAAGATCGCGGTCAAGCTTGCCGCCGACGTGACGTTGCGTGGCGAGATCATGGCGATCGAGTCGACCCTGCCGAAGTGACCGCTGGGGCGCGTCTTGGTTGATTCGACCGTAGGTGCAAGCCGAGAATTTTGAAGTCTTATTTCTGCGCGAACCCGTAGCGTTGGCACAGTGCGCGTAGCGTTTCGATTTGCTCGTCGCTATGCGCGGCAGATAGCACGAGACGCACTCGCGACGTCCCGGGTGCGACGGTCGGTGGACGGACCGCCTGTGCCCAGTAGCCTGCGTCGGCAAGCTTCTTGGCCATGGCCAATGCATCGGCTTCCGCACCAATGATCCACGGCACGATGGCAGAGGCGGCGCCGAAACGATCGATGTGTCGGCGCAAGTTAGCACGCCGCGCGGCGGCCTCGGGCGTGGGCATTAACTGGATAGCGGCGAGGCAGCTCCCTACGACCGCGGGATGCGGCGCGGTCGCAAAAACGTGTGAACGCGCGCGGTTCCACAGCCAGGAAATTACGTCTTGGCTTGCGGCGACGAAGGCGCCTTGGCTGCCCAGGGCCTTGCCAAACGTCCCAATAATTACGTCGGGGGTAACGCCCTGCGCGCGGGCTATGCCGGTGCCCTGTGGCCCGTAGCAGCCAAGCGCGTGGGCTTCATCGAGGACTAAAAAAGCGTCGTGTTGATCGGCGAGCTCTCGAAGCTTTGCAACGTCGGCGATGTCGCCGTCCATTGAAAAAACACTCTCGCTCAAGATGAATTTATGTCCGGTATTCGGACAATGTTGCAAGGCACGTTCGAGCGCAGCGACATCGCGGTGGGGGTAGATGTGGAGCGTCGCCTTGCTGAGCCGGCAGCCATCGATGGTACTTGCGTGGTTGAGCGCATCGGAAAAGATGTGATCGCCCTCCTCCGCAAGCGCTGGCACCAACCCAATATTTGCTAGATAGCCGGATGAGAACCACAGAGCTTTCTCGAACCCGAGCCAGCGTGCGACGGCATTTTCCAGCTCGTCGAGTAACGCAAAATTGCCGCTCAAAAGGCGCGAGGCGCCCGCGCCATTGCCATGGGACGCCATGGCGGTGATGGCACCGGATTGCAGCGCTGGATGGTGTGCAAGGCCGAGGTAGTCGTTCGAGGACACGTTGACTAGGGAGGTACCGTCTCGCCCATCGCTAGTCGTCAGGGCGCCCAGGTCGGCATTAGAGCGCTCCCACGATATGGTCGCGCCCTGGGTTCCCTGCCGAGTGTAGCGTTCGCGGATAAGATGCTTTTCAGCTAGCGCGGCGAGTCGCTCTCGGAAGCTGATCGGCATTACCGAGTGATCATATATCGCACGCCGAGGAAACGCACTTCGGGGTGATAATTGTCGCAACACCCGTCCTTTAACTTTCACGTGGAGCCGCTGATTCCGCGGATTGCTTCGAGTTTGAGTTGGGATGACCTGATGGTTGACCATTCTCGGACGGTTGAGAGTCTTGAGCGACTCTGTCTCATTTTGTCCCGACGGTTCCCGCTTGGAATTTGGCGTAGATTCGCGGCTCTGCACAGCAATGTTTCACGTGGAACGGAGACACTTTCGACGGGTCGTATGCCCCCCCCCTGTCGGTGTTCCACGTGAAACATTGTTTGTGCCGTTCAAGTTGGACTGGCTGCGGTGAGACCGTCGTTTCACGTGAAACACCCCAATGTCGCCCTCGCTGCACCAGCAGTTCCCGGGCGTTGGGCCAGCTCTGGCTACGCCTTAAATCTGCTATCCTCTGATAGATATGCGCCGCTTCACCATCGTTGGTACCGACACCGGTGTTGGCAAAACGTTTGTTACAGCCGGTCTAATTAGGGCGGCAGTCAGGGCAGGCTATGTTGCCTTTGGCTTAAAACCAGTTGAATCTGGGGCGACTGGCGCATCGAGCTCAGATACCGCAGTACTGGCGAACGTCTCTGGCCGCACCGCCAAAGAAACCAATTTTATACAGTTTGGGCCCGCGGTTGCACCCGGGCTGGTTCCAGGCAACTCCACCGAAATTGCCGAGTTAGTCAATTTTGTCCAAGTTCGCTGCAACGTGGCAGACAGTACGCAGCAAGACGGCGCAGCAGGGCCGCCGCCGACTCTTTGCTTTGTAGAGACCGCGGGCGGCTGGTTCTCGCCGCTCAGTAGTCATGGCGATGTTAGAGAGTTCGCTGTGATGTTAGCGGCGCCAGTGCTCATCGTCGGCCATGCAGGACTTGGTGCGATAAATCAACTTAGGCTCACCGTCAGCGCGGTAAAGGCTTCGCAACTGCCGATCGTCGCGCTCATCCTGTCCCAACGCGCATCCGATGACGACGCTCTGGCGGCCCAAAATGAAAGCGCAATCGCGCAGCGCACCGGCCTCACGACCATGAGGGTTAGGTCCGACGAGGATGCCGATCTACTGATTGCGACGATCCAAGAAGACCGCTCGTGGGGTTGGTGAAGCCCCGAGTACGGTCACAATTAGTTGGAGCGCCACGTTCGAGAAATCCAATAATTTGAGCCACCACGCGAAAAACGAATGATGTCGTTCTCGGACGAAATCGTCGGAATCGCTGCCGCGGAGCCAAAGCCAAGCACCGCGCCGTTTGGTTTGACCAGGCTTAGTCCAACATCCAGCCAGCGCGCCATCTCGAACGTGGCTTTTGACGTTGCAACATCGAACGTCCCAATAGCGCCCAGCTCCTCTACGCGAGATTGCTTGGCCTCGAGATTCGCAAGCCCAAGATCACGGCTGCAGGAAAGGATAAAGGCCCATTTTTTTGCAATGGGTTCGACGCCGACCATCGCGACGTCGGGTCGCATGATTGCCATGGGCACGAGCGGGAGACCACCGCCCGAGCCGACGTCAACGAGCATTTTGGCATCACGCGGAATAAGGCGACTGGCGACGATGCCATCAACGCAATGGTCAAGCACATCGGCAATATTCTTGGCCGCGGTGACGTTAATTTTCTTGTTCCAGCGCAGCATAGCCTCTGCAAATGTTTCCATTTGTTTGCGCCGTTCCTCAGAGAGTTCGGCGAGGAAATCCGCGGCAGAAAAGGCCATGGCGCTTGGCTACCACAAGCCTCGACATATGACCACAATGTCCGGTTTTCGGACAATAGAAATACGCC containing:
- a CDS encoding 8-amino-7-oxononanoate synthase translates to MQSRESTPNSKREPSGQNETESLKTLNRPRMVNHQVIPTQTRSNPRNQRLHVKVKGRVLRQLSPRSAFPRRAIYDHSVMPISFRERLAALAEKHLIRERYTRQGTQGATISWERSNADLGALTTSDGRDGTSLVNVSSNDYLGLAHHPALQSGAITAMASHGNGAGASRLLSGNFALLDELENAVARWLGFEKALWFSSGYLANIGLVPALAEEGDHIFSDALNHASTIDGCRLSKATLHIYPHRDVAALERALQHCPNTGHKFILSESVFSMDGDIADVAKLRELADQHDAFLVLDEAHALGCYGPQGTGIARAQGVTPDVIIGTFGKALGSQGAFVAASQDVISWLWNRARSHVFATAPHPAVVGSCLAAIQLMPTPEAAARRANLRRHIDRFGAASAIVPWIIGAEADALAMAKKLADAGYWAQAVRPPTVAPGTSRVRLVLSAAHSDEQIETLRALCQRYGFAQK
- a CDS encoding dethiobiotin synthase encodes the protein MRRFTIVGTDTGVGKTFVTAGLIRAAVRAGYVAFGLKPVESGATGASSSDTAVLANVSGRTAKETNFIQFGPAVAPGLVPGNSTEIAELVNFVQVRCNVADSTQQDGAAGPPPTLCFVETAGGWFSPLSSHGDVREFAVMLAAPVLIVGHAGLGAINQLRLTVSAVKASQLPIVALILSQRASDDDALAAQNESAIAQRTGLTTMRVRSDEDADLLIATIQEDRSWGW
- a CDS encoding class I SAM-dependent methyltransferase; this encodes MAFSAADFLAELSEERRKQMETFAEAMLRWNKKINVTAAKNIADVLDHCVDGIVASRLIPRDAKMLVDVGSGGGLPLVPMAIMRPDVAMVGVEPIAKKWAFILSCSRDLGLANLEAKQSRVEELGAIGTFDVATSKATFEMARWLDVGLSLVKPNGAVLGFGSAAAIPTISSENDIIRFSRGGSNYWISRTWRSN